Genomic window (Planococcus sp. MSAK28401):
CCCAAGGGTCGACATTGCCTGCCACGCCGTCCGTTTCAGCATAAGCTGATAATTCGTGGTAAACATCGAGTACCTGCCAGTCGCCGGCATGGATGATGAAGTCGGCTCCATCACAGGCGTCGACAAGCGGCTGAGGGAGTTTTTTTCCGCGGTTCGGAATATGCGTATCAGATACGATAACTATTTTCTTCATCAAATCGCCTCCAGAATCATTTTGTTCCACTTTACCAAACTCTGGGGCATACGTCTAAAAGTGGCAAAGGTTAAGGCTGTTGAAAAAGGGGAAGATAAGGTAGAAAGAATAAGTTGGAGGGATCGTTATGGGCATCGACATGAAAAAATTCATCGCATCAGGCGCGGCACTCGGCGCAGGATTGGTCTTGCTAAAGGCTTATAATGGGAAAAAGCGCAATATTTGGGTATACGAAGACAGCGATATGCACAATAGCTACGAAATCGACCATGAGGAAAGTGTTAACGCTCCTTATGACCGTGCGGAAGAGGGGCTAACCCAATTGGATTCGGCTTATCGTTCGGAATGGCAAGCGAATGCTTTCCCGCAAACAAAGAAGCAATTGGAAGAACTCGAATCCTGATTGGGTGAACGACGAAGAAAGCGGCAATAACCAAGGGCTGAAGGAGGCAATTGCGATGGCTGAACGGAAAGTCATTTGTTATATCGCACAAAGTTTGGACGGTTATATCGCCGATCCCGAAGAGACACTGGACTGGCTATTGGATGTGGAAATGGATGGGGATGCGGGGTATCAGCAATTCATCGAAACGGTCGATACCATTTTGCTCGGCAGGCGCACCTATGAATGGGTGGTCTCCCAGGAAAGCGGAGAATTTCCTTATGTCGATCAGCGCTCCTATGTATTCACAAGCCATCCGAAAGAGGACGAAGGCCAGATCAGCTTTACATCGGAAGACCCCGCCAGCATCGTGAGAAAGTTGAAGCAGCAACCCGGGGGCACCATCTGGCCAGTCGGCGGCAGCTTATTGCTGGAGA
Coding sequences:
- a CDS encoding dihydrofolate reductase family protein — encoded protein: MAERKVICYIAQSLDGYIADPEETLDWLLDVEMDGDAGYQQFIETVDTILLGRRTYEWVVSQESGEFPYVDQRSYVFTSHPKEDEGQISFTSEDPASIVRKLKQQPGGTIWPVGGSLLLESLLQEDLVDEFIISIAPVTLGDGIPLFQKAQRQFDFTLKSVGQDGQIAQLHYTRRRK